Proteins encoded within one genomic window of Cyprinus carpio isolate SPL01 chromosome B22, ASM1834038v1, whole genome shotgun sequence:
- the fkbp8 gene encoding peptidyl-prolyl cis-trans isomerase FKBP8, with protein sequence MADGEVVNGSAENQEVAPSGKKSGRASLLDSGEDFTMLDDVEDDVDDDLPPLEDAGGGKKKDSPAKDATKADQTPSTEQEEWLDVLGTPFYLIKVVEAGAGPDSRPQRGQNVTIHLKTSLTNGAVVEELPNLSFTLGDGDVLQALDLTVQMMEMGEKALIEAGAKYAYGALGSSTPAVPPDADLMLEVQLLSADDAPDLELMPPSERISLANRKRERGNVHYQRADYAFAINSYGIALQITEATSRVDISQQEEEELLDMKVKCLNNMAAAQLKLDHYEAALRSCVSVLAHQPDNVKALFRKGKVLALQGEYAEAIKTLKMALKLEPSNKTIHAELSKLVKKHSEQKGAEQAMYKKMLGNPTNTSLQKHRAKSSWSLSWKWLFGATAVAIGGVALSVVIAARN encoded by the exons ATGGCCGACGGTGAGGTTGTGAACGGCTCTGCTGAAAACCAGGAGGTGGCGCCATCGGGTAAGAAATCTGGACGTGCCTCGCTGCTGGATAGCGGGGAAGACTTCACGATGCTGGATGATGTGGAAGACGACGTGGATGACGACCTCCCGCCGTTAGAAGATGCAGGTGGAGGAAAGAAGAAAGACAGTCCCGCTAAAGACGCTACAAAAGCAGATCAGACTCCTTCAACAGAACAGGAAGAGTGGCTGGATGTTTTAGGTACCCCTTTTTACCTCATC AAAGTTGTGGAAGCCGGAGCTGGTCCAGACAGCAGACCCCAGAGAGGCCAAAATGTCACAATTCATCTTAAAACCAGTCTTACTAATGGAGCTGTGGTAGAAGAGCTGCCAAACCTATCTTTTACTCTTGGTGATGGGGACGTTCTCCAg GCGCTGGATCTTACTGTACAGATGATGGAAATGGGCGAAAAGGCATTGATTGAAGCAGGCGCTAAATACGCATACGGTGCCCTTGGCAG CTCTACTCCGGCTGTGCCTCCTGACGCTGATCTCATGCTGGAGGTGCAGCTGTTGTCTGCAGATGACGCCCCAGACCTGGAGCTCATGCCGCCCTCTGAGCGAATCAGTTTGGCCAACAGAAAGCGAGAGCGAGGAAACGTCCACTACCAGCGCGCAGATTATGCCTTCGCCATCAACTCGTACGGAATCGCGCTACAGATAACCGAAGCCACTTCCAGAG TGGACATCAGTCAACAAGAAGAGGAAGAACTTTTGGACATGAAGGTGAAATGTCTCAATAACATGGCGGCTGCTCAGCTCAAGCTAGACCACTATGAAGCGGCGCTGCGCTCCTGCGTCTCCGTCCTGGCGCACCAGCCGGACAACGTCAAAGCCCTGTTCCGCAAAGGCAAG GTACTGGCTCTGCAGGGTGAGTATGCTGAAGccattaaaacactgaaaatggcCTTAAAGTTGGAACCAAGTAATAAG ACCATCCATGCTGAGCTGTCGAAGCTTGTGAAGAAACACTCAGAGCAGAAAGGAGCCGAACAGGCCATGTATAAAAAGATGCTGGGTAACCCGACAAACACCAGTTTGCAGAAACACCGTGCCAAGTCCTCATGG